In one Mustela lutreola isolate mMusLut2 chromosome 8, mMusLut2.pri, whole genome shotgun sequence genomic region, the following are encoded:
- the MEIG1 gene encoding meiosis expressed gene 1 protein homolog, giving the protein MASSDVKPKSISRAKKWSEEIENLYRFQQAGYRDEIEYKQVKQVSMVDRWPETGYVKKLQRRDNTFYYYNKQRECDDKEVHKVKIYAY; this is encoded by the exons ATGGCTAGCTCTGACGTGAAACCAAAATCAATAAGTCGTgccaaaaaatggtcagaagagaTAGAAAATCTGTACAGATTTCAGCAAGCAGGATATCGGGATGAAATTGAATATAAACAAGTGAAACAAGTTTCTATG GTAGATCGTTGGCCAGAGACGGGATACGTGAAGAAACTCCAGAGAAGGGACAATACTTTCTATTACTACAACAAACAGAGGGAGTGTGATGACAAGGAAGTCCACAAAGTCAAAATTTATGCTTACTAG